A window of Dromiciops gliroides isolate mDroGli1 chromosome X, mDroGli1.pri, whole genome shotgun sequence contains these coding sequences:
- the PNCK gene encoding calcium/calmodulin-dependent protein kinase type 1B yields the protein MLLGSDWKKRTEDIGKIYDIREKLGAGAFSEVFLAQNLCSKRLVALKCIPKKALRGKEVAVENEIAVLKKVSHPNIVALEDVHESSSHLYLAMELVTGGELFERIMERGSYTEKDASHLVGQVLGAVSYLHSLDIVHRDLKPENLLYATPFEDSKIMISDFGLSKIQEGNVLGTACGTPGYVAPELLEQKPYGKAVDVWALGVISYILLCGYPPFYDENDSELFSQILKANYEFDSPYWDDISDSAKDFIRHLLERDPERRFSCEQALQHLWISGDTALDKNILSSVSEQIQKNFARTHWKRAINATSFLRHITKMGQSTEADGDEGPAEPSPQGGQQKK from the exons ATGCTGTTGGGCTCAGATTGGAAGAAGAGGACCGAGGATATTGGCAAAATCTATGACATCAGAGAGAAACTTGGGGC GGGAGCATTCTCTGAGGTGTTTCTGGCCCAGAATCTATGCTCCAAAAGACTTGTGGCTCTCAAGTGTATCCCGAAGAAGGCTCTGAGGGGAAAGGAGGTGGCTGTCGAGAATGAGATCGCTGTTCTTAAGAA GGTCAGTCACCCCAACATTGTGGCTCTTGAAGACGTCCATGAGAGCAGCTCCCATCTCTACCTGGCCATGGAACT GGTGACAGGGGGGGAGCTGTTCGAACGGATCATGGAACGAGGCTCGTACACAGAGAAGGACGCCAGCCACCTGGTGGGTCAGGTCTTGGGAGCTGTCTCCTACCTGCACAGCCTGGATATTGTGCACCGGGACCTAAAG CCTGAGAATCTCCTGTATGCCACCCCCTTTGAGGATTCGAAGATTATGATCTCTGACTTTGGCCTGTCCAAGATCCAGGAAGGCAATGTACTGGGCACTGCCTGTGGGACCCCAGGCTATGTCG CCCCTGAGCTCCTGGAACAGAAGCCCTATGGGAAAGCTGTAGATGTCTGGGCCCTGGGGGTCATCTCCTATATCCT TCTGTGCGGCTACCCCCCCTTCTATGATGAGAATGACTCGGAGCTCTTCAGTCAGATCCTGAAAGCCAACTATGAGTTTGACTCCCCATATTGGGATGACATCTCTGACTCGG CCAAAGATTTTATTCGGCACCTGTTGGAAAGAGACCCTGAGAGGCGGTTCAGCTGCGAGCAAGCTCTGCAGCATCTTTG GATCTCTGGGGACACAGCCCTGGACAAGAACATTCTCAGTTCTGTAAGTGAGCAGATCCAGAAGAACTTTGCCCGGACCCACTGGAAG AGGGCAATCAATGCCACATCCTTTCTTCGGCACATCACCAAGATGGGACAGAgcactgaggcagatggagatgAGGGCCCTGCTGAGCCCAGCCCTCAGGGAGGACAGCAGAAAAAGTGA